A stretch of the Panicum virgatum strain AP13 chromosome 9N, P.virgatum_v5, whole genome shotgun sequence genome encodes the following:
- the LOC120689312 gene encoding 18.1 kDa class I heat shock protein-like, translated as SSGSSLFPSFAGTNSETAAFAGARIDWKETPEAHVFKADVPGLKKEEVKVEVEDGNVLQINGERNKEQEENDKWHRVERSSGKFLRRFRLPENAKTEQISASMENGVLTVTVPKEEVKKPEVKPVQITG; from the coding sequence agcagcggcagcagcctcTTCCCCTCGTTTGCAGGCACCAACTCTGAGACCGCGGCCTtcgccggcgcccgcatcgACTGGAAGGAGACCCCGGAGGCTCACGTGTTCAAGGCGGACGTCCCGGGGCTGAAGAAGGAGGAGGTCAAGGTGGAGGTCGAGGACGGCAACGTGCTCCAGATCAACGGCGAGCGCaacaaggagcaggaggagaacGACAAGTGGCACAGGGTGGAGCGCAGCAGCGGCAAGTTCCTGCGCCGGTTCAGGCTGCCGGAGAACGCCAAGACGGAGCAGATCAGCGCGTCCATGGAGAATGGCGTGCTCACCGTCACCGTGCCCAAGGAGGAGGTCAAGAAGCCCGAGGTCAAGCCCGTCCAGATCACCGGCTAG
- the LOC120689850 gene encoding LRR receptor-like serine/threonine-protein kinase FEI 1 → MGSFLRKQPSYLFILLILHLVAHEARTLSSDGEALLAFKKAVTNSDGVFLNWHEQDADPCNWKGVGCDSHSKRVINLNLAYHRLVGPIPPEIGRVNQLQTLSLQGNSLYGSLPPELGNCTKLQQLYLQGNYLSGYIPSEFGDMVEVEALDLSSNTLSGSIPHSLDKLSKLTSFNVSMNFLTGEIPSSGSLVNFNETSFVGNLGLCGKQINSACKDALPSPSNAPQSPSDDVFNKKNGKNSTRLVISAVATVGALLLVALMCFWGCFLYKNFGKKDIRGFRVELCGGSSVVMFHGDLPYSSKDILKKLETMDEENIIGAGGFGTVYKLAMDDGNVFALKRIVKTNEGLDRFFDRELEILGSVKHRYLVNLRGYCNSPSSKLLIYDYLQGGSLDEVLHEKSEQLDWDARINIILGAAKGLSYLHHDCSPRIIHRDIKSSNILLDGNFEARVSDFGLAKLLEDEESHITTIVAGTFGYLAPEYMQSGRATEKTDVYSFGVLVLEILSGKRPTDASFIEKGLNIVGWLNFLSGENREREIVDPNCEGVQIETLDALLSLAKQCVSSLPEERPTMHRVVQMLESDVITPCPSDFYDSE, encoded by the exons ATGGGCTCTTTCCTAAGGAAACAGCCCAGCTACCTCTTCATTTTGTTAATTCTGCACCTGGTTGCTCATGAGGCAAGAACACTGAGTTCGGATG GCGAAGCACTTCTTGCCTTCAAGAAGGCAGTTACAAATTCAGATGGTGTCTTTCTAAATTGGCACGAGCAAGATGCAGACCCCTGCAACTGGAAGGGCGTTGGATGTGATAGTCATAGCAAGAGAGTGATTAATCT GAATCTTGCATATCACAGATTAGTTGGGCCAATACCGCCAGAAATTGGAAGGGTAAATCAGTTGCAAACTTT ATCACTGCAGGGGAATAGTTTGTATGGTTCACTCCCTCCTGAATTGGGAAACTGTACCAAGCTGCAGCAATT GTATCTACAAGGAAATTATTTAAGTGGATACATCCCTTCAGAATTTGGTGATATGGTGGAAGTTGAGGCATT GGACTTATCCAGTAATACGTTGAGTGGATCTATTCCACATTCTCTTGACAAGCTGTCCAAACTTACATCATT CAATGTTTCCATGAACTTCCTGACAGGAGAAATACCATCTTCTGGTTCACTTGTCAATTTCAATGAGACTTC CTTCGTTGGGAACCTTGGTTTATGTGGGAAGCAGATTAACTCAGCGTGCAAAGATGCACTTCCATCGCCATCAAATGCTCCTCAGTCACCTTCAG ATGACGTGTTTAATAAAAAGAATGGGAAGAATTCTACCAGACTTGTTATTAGTGCAGTAGCAACAGTTGGAGCTCTCCTATTGGTGGCTTTAATGTGTTTCTGGGGTTGCTTTCTTTACAAGAATTTCGGAAAGAAAGATATACGTGGTTTCAGGGTTGAGCTTTGTGGAG GCTCTTCTGTTGTGATGTTCCATGGCGACCTTCCATACTCCTCAAAAGACATCCTCAAGAAACTAGAGACTATGGATGAGGAAAATATCATTGGAGCAGGGGGCTTTGGAACTGTTTATAAACTTGCAATGGATGATGGGAATGTCTTTGCATTGAAAAGAATAGTGAAAACAAATGAAGGGCTAGATCGGTTCTTTGATAGAGAACTTGAGATATTGGGAAGTGTTAAACATCGTTATCTGGTCAACCTTCGTGGTTACTGCAACTCTCCTTCATCCAAACTTTTGATATATGACTATCTTCAAGGTGGAAGCCTGGATGAAGTGTTGCATG AAAAGTCTGAACAGTTGGATTGGGATGCACGTATTAACATAATACTAGGAGCTGCAAAAGGCTTGTCATATTTGCATCATGACTGTTCACCTCGAATAATACATCGTGATATTAAGTCGAGCAACATTTTACTTGACGGCAATTTTGAGGCCCGTGTATCAGACTTTGGACTCGCAAAACTATTAGAGGATGAAGAATCACATATTACTACAATAGTTGCAGGAACATTTGGTTACCTTGCACCAG AGTATATGCAAAGTGGCAGAGCCACTGAGAAGACTGATGTCTACAGCTTTGGGGTTCTGGTACTTGAAATACTGAGTGGAAAGCGGCCTACTGATGCGTCATTCATTGAGAAGGGATTGAACATTGTTGGATGG TTGAATTTTCTGTCTGGTGAGAATCGGGAGAGGGAAATTGTCGATCCCAACTGTGAAGGTGTGCAGATTGAGACCTTAGATGCTCTCCTTTCTCTAGCCAAGCAATGTGTAAGCTCTTTGCCAGAGGAGCGGCCGACAATGCACAGGGTGGTACAGATGCTGGAGTCGGATGTAATTACACCATGCCCTAGCGATTTCTACGATTCAGAGTAG